Proteins from one Microcoleus sp. bin38.metabat.b11b12b14.051 genomic window:
- a CDS encoding VOC family protein, which produces MKLKRLGHVAVCVQDIEKSAEFYRNLGMELVWKDTDWAYLKAGEDGLALLSPSYDQAGPHFGFVFDDRAEMESAYEQLKTEGVSVTKIHEHRDGTASFYGRDPDGNGFEYLYEPS; this is translated from the coding sequence ATGAAACTAAAACGATTGGGACACGTAGCCGTCTGCGTGCAAGACATAGAGAAATCTGCGGAGTTTTACCGCAATCTGGGCATGGAATTAGTCTGGAAAGATACAGACTGGGCTTATTTGAAAGCAGGAGAGGACGGATTGGCGCTGTTGAGCCCGAGTTACGACCAAGCAGGGCCGCATTTTGGGTTCGTATTTGACGATCGCGCCGAAATGGAATCCGCCTACGAACAACTCAAAACCGAAGGCGTTTCCGTCACCAAAATTCACGAACACCGCGACGGTACAGCATCTTTTTACGGTAGAGACCCCGATGGTAACGGCTTTGAGTATCTTTACGAACCGAGCTGA
- the rodA gene encoding rod shape-determining protein RodA, whose amino-acid sequence MFQRAQVRNPWKSIFKPWEEADPWLFIACVGLTIFGGVMIRSVEINQGLIDWWRHWVTGAVGVLLAIIFSRCRYEMLLQWKWPIYIIINLSLIAVRFIGTTGLGAQRWINIGGFYLQPSEFAKVGMIITLAALLHDKTVPTVRDMLRLLAIMAVPWGLIFAEPNLGTSLVFGAITMGMFYWGNVNPGWLILLFSPLFSVLLNNVSTPIWIGWVVVAGIIAWRSLPWPWLGTFGAVLVNVVSGHVGHVFWGVLKDYQKMRLTGFLNPEKDPLGSGYHLIQSRIAIGAGELKGRGLFHGTQTQLNFIPEQHTDFIFSAIGEELGFIGCICVLVVFWIICFRLVTIAQTANDNFGSLLAIGVLSMLIFQVFVNIGMNIGLAPVTGIPLPFLSYGNASLLSNFLGLGLVESVANQRQRKKRWN is encoded by the coding sequence ATGTTCCAAAGAGCACAAGTCAGAAACCCCTGGAAATCAATCTTCAAACCCTGGGAAGAAGCAGATCCTTGGCTGTTTATCGCTTGCGTCGGCCTCACCATCTTCGGGGGAGTCATGATTCGCAGCGTCGAAATCAACCAGGGGCTGATCGACTGGTGGCGGCACTGGGTAACAGGCGCAGTCGGTGTGTTGCTGGCCATCATCTTTTCCCGCTGTCGCTACGAAATGCTGCTTCAGTGGAAATGGCCGATTTATATCATCATCAATCTGTCGCTGATCGCAGTCCGGTTTATCGGTACTACAGGCCTCGGTGCCCAGCGGTGGATCAATATCGGTGGCTTTTACCTCCAACCGTCAGAATTTGCCAAAGTAGGGATGATTATCACCTTAGCAGCTCTGCTGCACGACAAGACTGTCCCCACTGTGCGGGATATGTTGAGACTGCTGGCGATTATGGCCGTACCTTGGGGATTGATCTTTGCGGAACCAAATTTAGGTACCTCCCTAGTGTTTGGCGCCATCACCATGGGGATGTTTTACTGGGGTAATGTCAATCCCGGCTGGCTGATATTGCTGTTCTCTCCTCTATTCTCGGTGCTGTTAAATAACGTGTCTACGCCAATTTGGATCGGCTGGGTAGTGGTGGCGGGTATTATCGCTTGGCGAAGCCTACCTTGGCCCTGGTTGGGGACTTTCGGTGCGGTGCTGGTGAATGTGGTGTCGGGACACGTCGGACACGTATTTTGGGGGGTGCTCAAGGATTATCAAAAAATGCGCCTGACGGGCTTTTTGAACCCCGAGAAAGACCCTTTAGGCAGCGGATATCACTTGATTCAGTCTCGGATTGCGATCGGGGCTGGGGAACTCAAAGGCAGGGGTTTGTTTCACGGAACCCAAACTCAGCTTAACTTTATTCCCGAACAGCATACGGACTTTATCTTTTCGGCGATCGGCGAAGAATTGGGATTTATTGGCTGTATTTGCGTGCTGGTGGTATTTTGGATCATTTGTTTCCGCTTGGTAACGATCGCCCAAACCGCAAATGACAATTTTGGTTCATTGCTGGCGATCGGCGTACTGTCAATGTTAATTTTTCAGGTATTCGTAAATATCGGGATGAACATCGGCTTAGCGCCAGTTACCGGGATTCCGCTACCTTTCTTGAGCTACGGGAATGCGTCGCTGCTGAGTAATTTTCTTGGACTGGGGCTGGTGGAGTCGGTAGCCAACCAGCGACAGCGCAAGAAGCGTTGGAATTAG
- a CDS encoding proton extrusion protein PcxA, whose translation MNTSPWNRFVKYLYSANQWYRETPERALEQAYDAALAIKAIEDEHFGGQPISDRSGDYGHSTLSYFKSELQKYLKVIQTRMVEFNASRSFLELPDRVGAKPKAGYNAQPHRHPLDIDSKDRSSLVFEKLEFIDGVIEKYINNSKSTAIVPVATSVNLAVKSTNTSSQNQANNSAAKVHQTHAGEVDTNSEEVNLLPRSLLGTLNRITKELDPEAEKEVVKNFRNSKVKTVISLRFILLLILVPLLTNQISKNFIVGPIIDHFRVKQNAPVFINIDLEEEAFKELERFEQHLKFQTLIGTAPSLSSEEREKQISEKAVELAEEYRSESGGAIKNIFADLISFMAFAAIIVTNKKEIEILKSFMDDVVYGLSDSAKAFVIILFTDVFVGFHSPHGWEVILEGLSRHLGLPENRQFIFLFIATFPVILDTVFKYWIFRYLNRSSPSAVATYKNMNE comes from the coding sequence ATGAACACTTCTCCATGGAACAGGTTTGTAAAATATCTCTACAGCGCTAACCAGTGGTATAGAGAAACGCCTGAAAGGGCTCTAGAACAGGCTTATGATGCTGCATTAGCAATTAAGGCGATCGAAGACGAGCATTTTGGCGGCCAACCAATTTCCGATCGCTCTGGAGATTACGGACACAGCACTCTGTCTTACTTTAAATCCGAACTCCAAAAATACCTCAAGGTCATCCAAACCAGGATGGTTGAGTTTAATGCTAGCCGTTCTTTTTTGGAATTGCCCGATCGGGTGGGAGCAAAACCCAAGGCTGGCTACAACGCGCAGCCTCACCGCCACCCATTAGATATTGACAGCAAAGACCGATCGTCCCTGGTATTTGAGAAGCTAGAGTTTATTGATGGAGTTATCGAAAAGTATATCAATAATAGTAAATCAACTGCGATCGTTCCGGTTGCCACTTCGGTAAACTTGGCGGTGAAATCTACCAACACCAGCTCACAAAATCAAGCAAATAACAGTGCAGCTAAGGTTCATCAAACTCATGCCGGCGAAGTTGATACTAACTCGGAAGAGGTAAATTTATTGCCCCGATCGCTGTTGGGAACTTTGAATCGGATTACTAAGGAATTAGACCCGGAGGCCGAAAAAGAAGTCGTTAAAAATTTCCGCAATTCCAAAGTAAAAACAGTTATTTCTCTGAGATTTATTTTACTTTTGATTTTAGTTCCGCTGCTGACGAATCAAATCTCTAAAAATTTTATTGTTGGGCCGATTATTGACCATTTCCGAGTCAAGCAAAATGCTCCTGTGTTTATAAATATTGACTTGGAAGAAGAAGCCTTTAAAGAACTGGAGAGATTTGAGCAGCACCTCAAATTTCAAACGTTAATTGGCACGGCTCCGTCGCTGTCTTCAGAGGAAAGGGAAAAGCAAATTTCGGAAAAAGCAGTTGAGCTTGCCGAGGAATACCGCAGTGAAAGCGGTGGAGCAATTAAAAATATTTTTGCTGATTTGATTTCCTTTATGGCTTTTGCCGCGATTATCGTCACCAATAAAAAAGAAATTGAGATTTTAAAGTCTTTCATGGATGATGTGGTTTACGGACTTAGCGACAGTGCAAAAGCTTTCGTAATTATTTTGTTTACCGATGTGTTTGTCGGATTCCACTCACCTCACGGTTGGGAGGTTATTCTCGAAGGTTTGTCGAGGCATTTGGGACTGCCAGAAAATCGGCAGTTTATATTTCTGTTCATTGCCACGTTTCCGGTGATTTTGGATACGGTATTTAAATATTGGATCTTCCGTTATTTAAACCGGAGTTCGCCTTCTGCGGTTGCTACTTACAAAAATATGAATGAATAA
- a CDS encoding recombinase family protein has product MVTNLHKLGTQAEKSIWIVGAARSGKTDRLVEQFCLWSKTVKTGPATVSSRGAGGRRRAGQTAPAILVLAANGDNRLELADRIAIATQGKYAFHSTTPFGFFEQEVLLFWPLLVESLDLRAQFPRRLQPETELELAARLWRRSLDEGILQQTGVSQNRMVRRTLDLLQLAAVSGTPREEIPRILEQGFVGSGGSNHLWASTGELLETWREWCLKRGFLTYGIVCELYWRDLLPNPAYQQQLASRYQAVIADDVDDYPAISRDLFDRMLDAGAAGAFSYNPDGGVRLGLGADTQYLGELESRCATVENLDARSGLAAEIGAVAVSLAVNSDGFYPLGLSLPGSVRSLETTSRAQLLRETAELIVDAVKSQAVEPQEIAVIAPGMDAIARYSLTEILARSGIAAASLNDQRPLSTTPEIRALLTLLALVYPGLGREVDRDAVAEMLVILGSQKHGELVETADSDSTSEIPAKMENQKSIDPVRAGLIADHCFCPELDRPQLLAVAAFPRWDRLGHRAAFAYEQIVEWIEQQRSQQQERLLPSPIALLDRAIQKFLISDRNLPYDRLSALRELMETAAHYWEIHGRMQRQEPTNSSESETIAQFIQLLRTGTVTANPFPVRPEGPAARAVTLANIFQYRSSRRAHKWHFWLDAGSPLWLSGGAATLFGAPLFVRSQLGRPWQTEEETAADQQRLRRILVDLLSRCQVLYLCHSELAVNGQEQTGPLLPLINSSVSCQQSP; this is encoded by the coding sequence ATGGTAACAAATTTACATAAATTGGGAACGCAGGCAGAAAAGTCAATTTGGATTGTTGGGGCTGCCCGCAGCGGCAAAACCGATCGGCTAGTAGAGCAGTTCTGCTTGTGGAGCAAAACCGTCAAGACAGGGCCCGCAACAGTTTCAAGCCGCGGGGCTGGAGGGCGGCGGCGGGCGGGACAAACCGCGCCAGCAATTTTAGTCTTAGCAGCTAACGGGGACAACCGACTGGAATTAGCCGATCGCATCGCCATCGCTACCCAAGGAAAATATGCCTTTCACTCGACAACACCCTTCGGTTTTTTTGAGCAAGAAGTATTGCTATTTTGGCCGCTGCTAGTTGAGTCGCTGGATTTGAGGGCTCAATTTCCTCGGAGACTGCAACCTGAAACAGAATTGGAACTTGCCGCCCGACTCTGGCGTCGCTCTCTTGACGAAGGGATTTTGCAACAAACAGGGGTAAGTCAAAACCGAATGGTGCGTCGAACTCTAGACTTATTGCAATTAGCAGCAGTCAGCGGTACGCCGAGAGAAGAAATTCCCAGGATTTTGGAACAGGGATTTGTCGGCTCTGGCGGCTCGAATCATTTATGGGCGAGTACGGGAGAGTTGTTAGAAACCTGGCGGGAATGGTGTTTGAAGCGGGGTTTCCTGACTTACGGGATAGTGTGCGAGCTCTACTGGCGGGATTTGTTGCCAAATCCTGCTTACCAGCAGCAGTTGGCCTCTAGATATCAAGCTGTCATCGCCGACGATGTGGACGATTATCCGGCTATCAGTCGCGATTTGTTCGATCGAATGCTCGATGCTGGCGCGGCGGGGGCCTTCTCCTACAACCCGGATGGAGGAGTGCGTTTGGGTTTGGGGGCTGACACCCAATACCTCGGGGAGCTCGAAAGTCGCTGCGCCACCGTGGAAAACTTGGACGCCCGATCGGGTTTAGCCGCAGAAATCGGAGCAGTGGCAGTAAGTTTAGCGGTTAATTCTGACGGTTTTTATCCTTTGGGCTTGAGTTTGCCAGGATCGGTTCGATCGCTAGAAACCACTTCTCGGGCGCAACTGTTGCGAGAAACCGCCGAGCTGATCGTAGATGCAGTGAAGTCACAAGCAGTGGAACCGCAGGAAATCGCCGTAATTGCCCCTGGGATGGATGCGATCGCCCGCTACAGTTTAACCGAAATACTGGCGCGATCGGGTATCGCCGCGGCATCCCTCAACGATCAGCGTCCCCTATCGACTACGCCAGAGATTAGAGCTTTGCTGACTTTATTAGCGTTAGTGTATCCCGGACTAGGCCGAGAAGTCGATCGAGACGCAGTAGCCGAAATGCTGGTAATTTTAGGCAGCCAGAAACACGGCGAATTAGTCGAAACAGCAGATTCCGACTCCACCTCGGAGATTCCAGCGAAAATGGAAAATCAAAAATCGATCGATCCGGTAAGAGCAGGTTTGATCGCAGATCATTGTTTTTGTCCCGAGCTCGATCGACCTCAACTGCTGGCGGTGGCAGCCTTTCCCCGGTGGGACAGACTGGGACACCGAGCAGCTTTTGCCTACGAACAAATTGTCGAGTGGATCGAACAACAGCGGTCGCAACAACAGGAGCGGCTGTTACCAAGTCCAATAGCCCTGCTCGATCGAGCGATACAGAAATTTTTAATTTCCGACAGAAACCTACCCTACGATCGGCTATCGGCTTTGCGAGAGCTGATGGAAACCGCCGCCCACTACTGGGAAATACACGGGCGAATGCAGCGCCAAGAACCCACAAACAGCTCGGAATCAGAAACCATCGCCCAGTTTATCCAGTTGTTGCGGACTGGAACAGTCACCGCCAACCCGTTTCCAGTGCGTCCCGAAGGCCCAGCAGCCCGAGCCGTCACCCTCGCCAACATCTTCCAGTACCGCAGCAGCCGGCGCGCCCACAAATGGCACTTTTGGCTGGATGCTGGCTCGCCCCTGTGGCTCAGTGGCGGTGCGGCGACATTGTTTGGCGCTCCCTTATTTGTGCGATCGCAACTAGGGCGTCCCTGGCAAACCGAAGAAGAAACCGCCGCCGACCAACAGCGGCTGCGGCGAATTCTGGTAGATTTGTTAAGTCGCTGTCAGGTGCTCTACCTTTGCCACAGCGAACTAGCCGTCAACGGACAAGAGCAAACCGGGCCGCTTCTGCCTCTAATTAACAGCTCTGTTTCTTGTCAGCAGTCACCATAA
- a CDS encoding Ig-like domain-containing protein, with translation MPPAVPVIIVDTTPTPVPTPTPTPDPTPTPTPTPTPTPTPTPTPTPTRSPTPTPVDDTFGGIDGTLGGGLSTSPAVIGGIVRGTETNDSLVGSPGPDVISGLQGNDNLRGAGGDDLIFGNEDDDVLYGNEGNDVLDGGSGLDTLYGGKGNDSLDGGNNPDLLYGNDGNDTVVGGEGKDTGFGGKGSDSMRGGSSDDSLLGDRGDDVLWGDQGNDTLSGGDGEDLLFGNEGGDWLYGNAGADTIFAGDGDDIVFGGAGDDIIDGGAGNDVLWGEAGKDVVAGGEGRDVFVIGAFSAPSGGSSNGTNPAFLTTGGPDIADADIFTDFRQGEDAIGLSGDLKFEDLVIFQSTDSKAGSAIIRNGVSGDFLAVLPGVDSRTLGRSSFVLGPTVPGSATPLPLPTPSPSPTPTPTPTASPTPTPTSSPTPTPTSSPTPTPTSSPTPTPSPTPMFPTPTATPTPGLVFPTPTASPTPTGSPAPTPSPVPFPNQAPRAVNDNFTTVAGQDTSFNVLFNDTDPEKNPLTVTTFTPTTKGIVTPLGGGLFKYSPNPGFSGSDSFSYSISDGNGGTSQGVVTINVSNPPKLVINGGVVVAKSAPTQTITAADLLVTDPDNPPSDIVYTITKAPNATRGFVQRGTTFLNVGGKFSQDDINNNIVKYNLLAGGGSDSFSFTASDGSATIGPASFSITVVDSIVDRTALPASTFTGSNLSDYIIGGAGNDTLYGGDGNDIIDGRGGDDLEFGEAGNDSVLGSIGNDTLDGGIGNDTVDGGDGIDSLIGGLGNDLMFGGNDNDIILGGDGNDTIDGGAGNDSILGEAADDSILGGSGNDTLLGGIGDDSIDGGAGDDILDGGLGRDLLDGGINNDSISGGDSEDTILGGDGADTALGGVGNDYILGEGGSDSLLGEAGDDTLDGGAGSDSINGGFGNDLVLGGDDNDTLEGGAGNDILGGGNGSDLLTGGPGDDFFYYETPSEGVDVIADFNSNGSGTDRFLFRSSNFAGLTNSGTTNDFTSFIVRNIGSGGDNISKQEVILFESKFDNAQAVNAVLKNQNGSTKGGAFFVYLNNTFNKYVLGFDPNVADDSLPAFDLAVLNTIPTVPGALSTVITASDFKFI, from the coding sequence ATGCCCCCTGCTGTACCAGTTATTATCGTTGACACAACACCAACTCCAGTGCCAACGCCAACGCCAACACCTGACCCCACACCAACTCCAACTCCAACTCCAACTCCAACACCGACACCAACTCCAACTCCCACCCCAACTCGCTCCCCGACGCCAACTCCGGTAGATGATACATTTGGCGGCATAGACGGCACATTGGGCGGAGGCCTGAGTACCTCGCCCGCCGTCATCGGAGGCATCGTCCGAGGCACAGAAACCAACGACTCCTTAGTGGGCAGTCCCGGGCCTGACGTGATTTCCGGGCTCCAAGGCAACGACAACCTGCGAGGAGCCGGCGGCGACGATTTAATATTTGGCAACGAAGATGACGACGTGCTGTACGGCAATGAGGGCAACGACGTTCTCGACGGCGGTTCGGGACTTGATACCCTGTATGGAGGCAAAGGCAACGACTCCCTTGATGGGGGAAATAACCCGGATTTGCTGTACGGCAATGACGGCAACGACACGGTAGTTGGAGGCGAAGGCAAAGACACGGGTTTTGGGGGCAAAGGCAGCGACAGTATGCGCGGCGGCTCTTCTGACGACAGCTTGTTGGGCGATCGAGGCGATGATGTCTTGTGGGGCGATCAAGGTAACGACACGCTAAGCGGTGGCGACGGCGAAGACTTGCTATTTGGCAACGAAGGAGGCGACTGGCTGTACGGAAATGCCGGTGCTGACACAATTTTTGCTGGCGACGGCGACGACATCGTGTTCGGCGGTGCGGGGGACGACATCATCGACGGCGGTGCAGGCAATGACGTGCTGTGGGGCGAAGCAGGCAAAGACGTTGTAGCAGGAGGCGAAGGTAGAGATGTTTTCGTCATCGGTGCCTTCAGCGCCCCCAGCGGCGGTAGCAGCAACGGCACTAACCCGGCATTTCTCACTACAGGCGGCCCAGACATCGCCGATGCTGATATTTTCACAGACTTTCGACAAGGTGAAGATGCGATCGGGCTCAGCGGCGACCTGAAGTTTGAAGATTTGGTAATCTTCCAAAGCACCGACAGCAAAGCCGGCAGCGCAATTATTCGCAACGGCGTCAGCGGCGACTTTTTAGCAGTATTGCCCGGAGTAGACAGCAGAACCTTGGGACGCAGCTCATTTGTACTTGGCCCCACAGTTCCCGGCAGCGCAACCCCACTGCCCCTGCCGACGCCGAGTCCTTCTCCGACGCCGACTCCTACTCCTACAGCAAGTCCGACACCGACTCCTACATCAAGTCCGACTCCTACTCCTACATCAAGTCCGACTCCTACTCCTACATCAAGTCCGACACCGACACCAAGTCCGACGCCGATGTTCCCGACACCGACAGCAACTCCAACACCGGGTCTGGTTTTCCCGACGCCGACAGCAAGTCCGACGCCAACAGGAAGTCCGGCGCCGACTCCAAGTCCCGTACCCTTCCCCAATCAGGCTCCGAGAGCGGTTAACGACAACTTCACCACGGTTGCGGGTCAAGATACCAGCTTCAACGTTCTGTTCAACGACACTGACCCGGAAAAGAACCCTCTGACTGTCACGACTTTTACCCCAACAACCAAAGGAATCGTGACTCCCTTGGGCGGCGGGCTGTTCAAATACAGCCCGAATCCCGGCTTCTCGGGTAGTGACAGCTTCAGCTACTCGATCTCTGACGGCAACGGCGGCACCAGTCAGGGGGTAGTAACCATCAACGTCAGCAACCCGCCGAAGCTAGTAATTAACGGCGGTGTGGTGGTTGCCAAAAGTGCTCCCACCCAGACAATCACGGCTGCGGATTTGTTGGTCACAGATCCCGACAACCCGCCGTCGGACATCGTTTATACGATTACCAAAGCTCCCAACGCTACGAGAGGTTTTGTTCAAAGAGGCACAACTTTTCTCAATGTTGGTGGCAAATTCAGCCAAGACGATATCAACAACAACATCGTCAAATACAACTTGCTGGCTGGTGGGGGCAGCGACAGTTTCTCGTTTACAGCCTCAGACGGGTCTGCAACGATCGGGCCAGCATCCTTCAGCATCACGGTGGTAGATAGTATTGTCGATCGCACCGCACTGCCGGCGAGCACGTTTACAGGCAGCAACCTCAGCGACTACATCATCGGCGGGGCAGGCAACGATACCCTGTACGGGGGCGACGGCAACGACATCATCGACGGCAGGGGCGGCGACGACTTGGAATTCGGCGAAGCAGGTAACGACTCAGTGCTAGGTTCGATCGGCAACGACACCCTCGACGGCGGGATCGGCAACGACACCGTAGACGGCGGAGACGGCATCGACTCGCTAATCGGCGGGCTGGGCAACGACCTGATGTTCGGCGGCAACGACAACGATATCATCTTGGGCGGTGACGGCAACGACACCATTGACGGCGGTGCAGGCAATGACTCGATATTGGGAGAAGCGGCCGACGACTCCATACTGGGAGGCAGCGGCAACGACACCTTATTGGGCGGAATTGGCGACGACTCGATCGACGGTGGCGCAGGCGACGACATCCTCGACGGCGGACTCGGCAGAGACTTGCTCGACGGCGGTATCAATAACGATTCCATCTCCGGCGGCGACAGCGAAGATACGATTTTGGGTGGAGACGGTGCCGACACGGCACTCGGAGGTGTCGGCAACGACTACATTTTGGGCGAGGGCGGCAGCGACTCGCTGTTGGGCGAAGCGGGCGACGACACTCTAGACGGCGGTGCCGGCAGCGACTCGATCAACGGCGGCTTCGGCAACGACTTGGTATTGGGTGGCGATGACAACGACACTCTTGAGGGCGGTGCGGGCAATGACATCTTGGGCGGCGGCAACGGTTCTGACCTGCTCACTGGCGGCCCTGGCGATGATTTCTTCTACTACGAAACTCCCAGCGAAGGCGTAGACGTGATTGCTGACTTTAACTCCAACGGCAGCGGCACCGACAGGTTCTTGTTCCGATCGTCAAATTTTGCAGGTTTAACCAACTCTGGAACTACTAACGATTTCACCAGTTTTATCGTCAGGAATATCGGCAGCGGTGGCGACAACATCAGCAAGCAAGAAGTCATTTTGTTTGAATCTAAATTTGACAACGCTCAAGCAGTCAACGCAGTGTTGAAGAATCAAAACGGTTCGACCAAAGGTGGAGCTTTCTTCGTTTACCTGAACAATACCTTTAACAAGTACGTTCTTGGGTTTGACCCAAATGTGGCAGATGACAGTCTCCCAGCTTTCGACTTGGCAGTTTTGAATACTATTCCTACAGTGCCGGGAGCTCTGAGCACCGTCATTACTGCCTCTGACTTTAAGTTTATTTAG